A genomic segment from Polyangia bacterium encodes:
- a CDS encoding AbrB/MazE/SpoVT family DNA-binding domain-containing protein, with protein sequence MRGALSSKGQITVPIEVRKKLGLRPGTVVHFEVVEGGALLKKGARERHPIDAVYGILKLDRSVDAIVDEMRGPRPRR encoded by the coding sequence GCGCTCTCCTCCAAAGGACAAATCACGGTGCCGATCGAGGTGCGCAAGAAGCTAGGTCTCCGCCCCGGAACCGTCGTTCACTTCGAGGTCGTCGAAGGCGGTGCTCTGCTGAAGAAGGGCGCGCGCGAGCGCCATCCGATCGATGCCGTTTATGGAATTTTGAAGCTCGATCGTTCGGTTGATGCAATCGTCGACGAAATGCGCGGCCCGCGACCGC